In the Prochlorococcus sp. MIT 1307 genome, one interval contains:
- the rpsG gene encoding 30S ribosomal protein S7, giving the protein MSRRNAAEKRPVLPDPQFNNRLATMMVARLMKHGKKSTAQRILAEAFGLIHERTGTDPIELFETAIKNATPLVEVRARREGGATYQVPMEVRQERGTAMALRWLVNFSRSRNGRSMAQKLASELMDAANESGSAVRKREETHKMAEANKAFAHYRY; this is encoded by the coding sequence ATGTCTCGTCGTAACGCTGCTGAAAAACGCCCAGTTCTTCCAGATCCTCAGTTCAATAATCGTCTTGCGACAATGATGGTCGCAAGACTTATGAAACATGGAAAGAAATCCACAGCCCAAAGAATTTTGGCTGAGGCGTTTGGATTGATTCATGAGCGCACTGGGACTGATCCTATTGAGCTATTTGAGACAGCTATTAAAAATGCAACTCCACTTGTGGAGGTGCGAGCACGGCGTGAAGGTGGTGCTACTTATCAAGTTCCTATGGAAGTACGTCAGGAGCGCGGCACTGCCATGGCACTTCGTTGGTTAGTTAATTTCTCTAGGTCAAGAAATGGTCGCAGCATGGCCCAAAAGCTAGCTTCAGAACTAATGGATGCAGCTAACGAATCTGGTAGTGCTGTTCGCAAACGGGAGGAAACTCATAAGATGGCTGAAGCGAATAAAGCCTTCGCTCATTACCGTTATTGA
- the gltB gene encoding glutamate synthase large subunit, protein MSDLPRSPNWPYCDSSSPNALSGEKDACGVGFLAQINGQTSHWVLQQALRGLQCMEHRGGCGGDSDSGDGAGLLCAIPWNYLKSVWPEANCVSNFTGLGMMFMPRESVLRNKAQLLCEEEAKILGLHSKGWRDVPINSAVLGPLAHKTAPFIKQWLIESSEDGNKLEAQLFRLRRRIGERSRQELREHSNDLYIASLSSRTVVYKGMVRSEILPDFYSDLRDKRFEIAFAVYHRRFSTNTLPRWPLAQPMRLLGHNGEINTLLGNLNWARATEVNLDEVWGEAAADLKPVVNPAFSDSANLDATLELLVRSGRPITDSLLSLVPEAFREQPELKKQPEIEAFYEFSACTQEPWDGPALLVFSDGCFIGATLDRNGLRPARYCITKDGFVIMGSETGVVDIEETQIIEKGRLGPGQMLAVDLEKGRILRNWDVKKEAANRNPYEAWLTQNRKNLLKEPWLKQTQLSSLELLRQQTAFGFSAEDFDLIIDAMAGGAKEPTFCMGDDIPLAVLSDKPHILYDYFKQRFAQVTNPPIDPLREKLVMSLEMHLGKRGSPLLPKANAACVLHLKTPILNETELDQIGQHGLPTVTLSTLMPVDNGPLGLAKNLKALCLKAEEAICEDNQIIILSDRGVSPSTTFIPPLLAIGAVHHHLLKQKLRLNASIIVDTAQCWSTHHVACLIGYGASAVCPWLTWETTRHWWKSPKTQKLIETGKLNDLKIDEAQANLQKALEDGVRKILSKIGISLLASYHGAQIFEAIGIGADLIDIAFKGTTSRVAGLSLKELANEMLSFHSKAFPELDRKKLEFMGFVQYRNGGEFHLNTPEMSKALHKAVKAGPNYDHFSTYKTLLESRPSTSLRDLLTFRKALKPIPLDQVESVENICKRFCTGGMSLGALSREAHEVLAIAMNRIGGKSNSGEGGEDPARFKVLNDVDTENCSATLPTIKGLRNGDTACSAIKQIASGRFGVTPEYLRSGKQLEIKVAQGAKPGEGGQLPGAKVDPYIAKLRNSKAGVALISPPPHHDIYSIEDLAQLIHDLHQVHPSAKVSVKLVAEIGIGTIAAGVAKANADVIQISGHDGGTGASPLSSIKHAGAPWELGLREVHRSLLENGLRDRVLLRTDGGLKTGWDVVIAALLGAEEYGFGSVAMIAEGCIMARVCHTNKCPVGVATQQEALRKRFTGVPEDVVNFFLFIAEEVRQIMSVLGVSHLEDLIGRTDLLERRTVQLSKTKSLDLSCLLNPIKEEEDRTWLRHSPNAHSNGEVLENSLLNEPELIEAMQNHGKFTKAIPIVNTDRSVCARIAGELAGIHGNKGFHGQLNLNFEGAAGQSFGAFVMQGMNILLTGEANDYVGKGINGGRITIIPPSTNKNAGNQVILGNTCLYGATGGELFALGKAGERFGVRNSGVKAVVEGAGDHCCEYMTGGVVIVLGSTGRNVGAGMTGGVAFLLDENNQVADRVNQEIIGTYELSNKTQETILKNMLEAHFKYTKSQKAETILSNWSEWKKKFKILIPPSEKIKLGLQNIEQLIT, encoded by the coding sequence ATGTCCGATCTCCCGCGTAGCCCGAATTGGCCATACTGCGACAGCAGCTCACCTAATGCCTTATCTGGTGAAAAGGATGCCTGCGGTGTGGGCTTTTTAGCTCAAATAAATGGCCAAACCAGTCATTGGGTTCTTCAACAAGCACTTCGCGGACTTCAATGTATGGAGCATAGAGGTGGTTGTGGCGGCGATAGTGATTCTGGAGATGGAGCAGGACTACTTTGCGCAATCCCTTGGAACTATCTAAAAAGCGTTTGGCCTGAAGCAAACTGTGTAAGCAACTTCACTGGCTTAGGCATGATGTTCATGCCTCGTGAATCTGTACTTAGAAATAAAGCTCAGCTTCTATGTGAAGAAGAAGCAAAGATTCTGGGTCTACATTCGAAAGGATGGCGTGATGTTCCAATCAACAGTGCAGTACTAGGACCTCTTGCTCACAAAACAGCGCCATTTATTAAGCAGTGGCTCATAGAAAGTTCAGAAGATGGAAATAAATTAGAAGCCCAATTATTCAGACTTCGCAGACGCATAGGAGAGAGATCTAGACAAGAGTTACGAGAGCACTCCAATGATCTTTATATAGCCTCTTTAAGCAGCAGAACAGTTGTTTATAAAGGCATGGTGAGATCAGAAATACTTCCAGATTTTTATTCAGATTTAAGAGATAAGAGATTTGAAATTGCATTTGCTGTTTATCACAGACGTTTCAGCACTAACACGCTACCAAGGTGGCCACTTGCACAACCAATGCGATTACTTGGGCATAACGGGGAAATCAATACTCTTTTAGGAAACCTCAATTGGGCCAGAGCAACTGAAGTCAATCTTGATGAAGTATGGGGTGAAGCCGCAGCTGATTTGAAGCCAGTCGTAAACCCTGCCTTTAGTGATTCGGCCAACCTTGATGCAACATTAGAGCTACTAGTGCGTAGTGGGCGCCCTATTACAGATAGCTTGCTAAGTCTTGTACCTGAAGCATTTCGAGAGCAGCCTGAATTAAAAAAACAACCAGAAATTGAAGCTTTTTATGAATTTTCTGCATGTACACAAGAACCTTGGGATGGACCAGCATTATTAGTTTTTTCTGATGGCTGTTTTATTGGCGCAACACTTGATAGAAACGGGTTAAGACCTGCACGTTATTGCATCACAAAAGATGGCTTTGTGATCATGGGTTCTGAAACTGGTGTTGTAGACATTGAAGAGACTCAAATCATCGAAAAAGGGCGGCTAGGTCCTGGCCAAATGCTTGCAGTGGATCTTGAAAAGGGTCGTATTCTTCGGAACTGGGATGTAAAAAAAGAGGCTGCTAATCGTAATCCTTATGAAGCTTGGCTAACTCAAAACCGTAAAAATCTCCTCAAGGAACCTTGGTTAAAGCAAACTCAATTATCCAGCCTTGAACTACTACGACAACAAACCGCCTTTGGATTCTCTGCAGAAGATTTCGACTTAATTATCGATGCCATGGCTGGCGGGGCCAAAGAACCTACTTTCTGTATGGGGGATGATATCCCTCTTGCGGTGCTTTCAGATAAGCCTCACATCCTTTACGACTACTTCAAACAAAGATTTGCTCAAGTCACCAATCCCCCCATAGACCCATTGCGGGAAAAACTTGTAATGAGCCTAGAAATGCATCTAGGGAAACGAGGTTCCCCACTATTACCTAAGGCAAATGCAGCGTGTGTACTTCACCTAAAAACACCAATTCTTAATGAAACTGAGCTTGATCAAATAGGTCAACATGGGCTGCCAACAGTAACTCTTTCAACATTAATGCCTGTGGATAATGGTCCTTTAGGCCTAGCAAAAAACCTCAAGGCTTTATGTCTCAAGGCTGAAGAGGCTATATGCGAAGACAATCAAATCATTATTCTTTCTGATCGTGGTGTAAGCCCCAGTACTACCTTCATCCCACCTTTACTAGCGATTGGTGCGGTTCATCATCATTTACTTAAACAAAAGTTGAGACTCAATGCCTCAATAATTGTCGATACAGCTCAGTGCTGGAGTACACACCATGTAGCTTGCCTGATTGGCTATGGCGCAAGCGCAGTTTGCCCATGGCTAACTTGGGAAACTACCAGACATTGGTGGAAAAGTCCTAAAACTCAAAAGCTAATAGAAACAGGAAAACTAAACGATCTAAAGATCGACGAAGCACAAGCCAACTTACAAAAAGCTTTAGAAGATGGAGTGCGCAAGATACTTTCGAAAATTGGAATATCTTTGCTAGCTAGTTACCACGGTGCACAGATTTTTGAGGCAATCGGCATCGGTGCTGACTTAATTGATATAGCTTTCAAAGGAACTACCAGCAGAGTGGCAGGGTTAAGTCTCAAAGAATTAGCCAACGAAATGCTGAGCTTTCATAGCAAAGCCTTCCCTGAGTTAGATAGGAAAAAACTTGAATTTATGGGCTTTGTGCAATATAGAAATGGTGGTGAATTTCATCTCAATACACCTGAGATGTCTAAAGCACTCCACAAAGCAGTTAAAGCTGGTCCAAATTATGACCATTTCTCTACATATAAAACACTGCTCGAAAGCAGACCTTCAACATCCCTGCGCGATTTACTAACCTTTCGAAAAGCATTAAAGCCAATCCCATTAGATCAAGTTGAAAGTGTAGAAAACATTTGCAAGCGCTTTTGCACAGGAGGAATGAGCCTCGGTGCACTCTCAAGAGAAGCTCACGAAGTACTTGCCATAGCAATGAATCGTATTGGCGGAAAAAGTAATAGTGGCGAAGGAGGGGAAGATCCAGCAAGGTTCAAAGTTCTAAATGACGTAGATACAGAGAATTGCTCAGCAACTCTTCCAACCATTAAAGGGCTGCGGAATGGTGACACTGCTTGCTCTGCAATCAAACAAATTGCTTCGGGACGTTTTGGGGTAACTCCTGAATACTTAAGAAGTGGAAAGCAATTAGAGATCAAAGTTGCTCAAGGAGCCAAGCCTGGAGAAGGAGGTCAATTACCAGGAGCAAAAGTTGACCCTTACATAGCGAAATTACGTAATAGCAAAGCTGGCGTAGCTCTTATCTCACCACCACCACACCACGACATTTATTCGATAGAAGATTTAGCTCAATTAATTCATGACTTACATCAAGTACATCCATCAGCAAAGGTCAGTGTGAAGCTTGTAGCAGAAATTGGCATTGGAACAATTGCCGCAGGTGTCGCAAAAGCAAATGCTGATGTAATCCAAATTTCTGGGCATGATGGTGGAACAGGTGCATCACCTCTAAGTTCGATTAAACATGCAGGAGCACCTTGGGAGTTAGGCCTAAGAGAAGTACACCGTTCTTTACTGGAAAACGGCTTGCGTGATCGTGTTTTACTTAGAACAGATGGTGGATTAAAGACTGGCTGGGACGTTGTAATAGCTGCCTTACTGGGTGCTGAGGAATATGGCTTTGGATCAGTTGCCATGATTGCAGAAGGTTGCATCATGGCTCGTGTTTGTCACACCAACAAATGCCCTGTTGGAGTGGCAACTCAACAAGAAGCATTGCGCAAACGTTTCACTGGAGTTCCGGAAGATGTTGTTAACTTCTTCCTTTTTATAGCCGAGGAAGTTCGACAAATAATGAGCGTTCTAGGGGTTAGTCATCTAGAAGATCTCATTGGCCGAACAGACTTACTAGAAAGAAGAACAGTCCAGCTCTCAAAAACTAAGTCGCTGGATCTCTCATGCCTGCTGAATCCAATCAAAGAAGAGGAAGATAGAACATGGCTACGTCATAGTCCAAATGCGCATAGCAATGGTGAAGTTCTCGAAAACAGTCTGCTGAATGAGCCAGAACTAATAGAAGCAATGCAGAATCATGGCAAATTCACTAAAGCAATACCTATTGTCAATACTGATAGAAGTGTGTGTGCTCGTATTGCAGGAGAGCTTGCAGGCATACATGGCAACAAAGGATTCCATGGGCAGCTCAATCTGAATTTTGAAGGTGCGGCTGGCCAAAGTTTTGGGGCTTTTGTAATGCAAGGAATGAATATTCTTCTTACTGGTGAAGCAAATGACTATGTAGGCAAAGGGATTAATGGAGGTCGAATAACAATTATTCCACCATCAACAAATAAAAACGCAGGCAATCAGGTCATTCTTGGGAATACATGTCTTTATGGAGCCACTGGTGGTGAGCTGTTTGCTCTAGGAAAAGCTGGTGAACGTTTTGGTGTTCGCAATAGCGGAGTCAAAGCCGTTGTCGAAGGTGCTGGCGATCACTGTTGCGAATACATGACTGGAGGGGTTGTAATAGTTCTAGGTTCAACTGGTAGGAATGTAGGCGCAGGGATGACAGGAGGAGTCGCATTCCTACTTGATGAAAACAACCAAGTAGCTGATCGAGTTAACCAAGAAATTATTGGCACCTATGAGCTTTCGAATAAAACACAAGAAACTATTCTTAAGAACATGTTAGAAGCCCATTTTAAATACACAAAAAGCCAAAAGGCAGAGACAATTCTTTCTAACTGGTCCGAATGGAAAAAGAAGTTTAAGATCCTTATTCCTCCCAGCGAAAAAATCAAACTTGGCCTACAAAATATTGAGCAATTAATCACTTAA
- the rpsL gene encoding 30S ribosomal protein S12 produces the protein MPTIQQLIRTERQRLTRKTKSPALRACPERRGVCTRVYTSTPKKPNSALRKVARVRLTSGFEVTAYIPGIGHNLQEHSVVLLRGGRVKDLPGVRYHIIRGTLDTAGVKDRRQARSKYGAKAPKE, from the coding sequence ATGCCAACCATTCAACAGTTAATTCGAACTGAGCGTCAGCGCCTTACGCGTAAGACCAAATCACCAGCCTTGCGAGCTTGTCCTGAAAGGAGGGGAGTTTGCACGAGGGTTTATACATCCACACCTAAAAAGCCTAATTCAGCCCTCCGAAAGGTAGCTCGTGTTCGTTTGACCTCAGGCTTTGAAGTTACTGCTTACATCCCTGGTATTGGTCACAATCTCCAGGAACACTCTGTTGTTTTGCTGCGAGGAGGCAGAGTGAAAGATCTTCCTGGTGTCAGATATCACATAATCCGAGGAACACTTGATACCGCTGGAGTAAAGGACCGCCGTCAGGCACGATCAAAGTACGGTGCTAAAGCGCCAAAGGAGTAA
- the fusA gene encoding elongation factor G, giving the protein MARAFPLERVRNIGIAAHIDAGKTTCTERILFYSGVVHKMGEVHDGAAVTDWMAQERERGITITAAAISTTWLDHRINIIDTPGHVDFTIEVERSMRVLDGVIAVFCAVGGVQPQSETVWRQADRYSVPRMVFVNKMDRTGADFLKVYGQIKDRLKANAAPIQLPIGAENDLKGIVDLVKNKAFIYKDDLGKDIEETDIPADMEELAAEWRSKLMESVAETDETLIETFLDQGELTQDQLEKGIREGVLKHGLVPMLCGSAFKNKGVQLLLDAVVDYLPAPVDVPPIQGLLPNGDEALRASDDNASFSALAFKVMSDPYGKLTFVRMYSGVLSKGSYVLNSTKDEKERISRLIILKADDREEVDELRAGDLGAVLGLKNTTTGDTLCDTDDSIVLETLFIPEPVISVAVEPKTKGDMEKLSKALTALAEEDPTFRVATDPETNQTVIAGMGELHLEILVDRMLREFKVEANIGAPQVSYRETIRASASGEGKFARQTGGKGQYGHVVVEVEPGEPGSGFEFVNKIVGGVVPKEYIKPAASGMKETSESGVIAGYPLIDVKVTLVDGSYHDVDSSEMAFKIAGSMAFKDGVKKCKPVLLEPMMKVEVEVPEDFLGSVIGDLSSRRGQVEGQSIDDGLSKVNAKVPLAEMFGYATTLRSMTQGRGIFSMEFSNYEEVPRNVAEAIISKNQGNS; this is encoded by the coding sequence GTGGCTCGTGCCTTCCCCTTGGAACGCGTCAGAAATATTGGAATCGCAGCCCATATTGACGCTGGCAAAACAACTTGCACAGAGCGGATTTTGTTTTATTCCGGTGTCGTTCACAAAATGGGGGAGGTTCATGATGGTGCAGCTGTAACTGACTGGATGGCGCAGGAAAGAGAGCGCGGCATCACAATTACTGCTGCTGCGATCTCAACAACTTGGCTAGATCACAGAATAAATATCATTGATACTCCTGGTCACGTTGACTTCACTATTGAGGTTGAACGCTCCATGCGTGTACTGGATGGGGTTATTGCTGTTTTTTGCGCTGTTGGTGGTGTTCAACCTCAATCAGAAACTGTTTGGAGACAGGCTGACCGTTACTCAGTTCCGAGGATGGTTTTTGTTAATAAAATGGATCGTACTGGAGCGGACTTCCTAAAAGTTTATGGGCAGATTAAAGATCGTTTAAAGGCAAATGCAGCTCCTATTCAGTTACCAATCGGAGCAGAAAATGATCTGAAGGGAATAGTTGACCTTGTTAAGAATAAGGCCTTTATTTATAAAGATGACCTTGGAAAGGACATTGAAGAAACGGACATTCCTGCAGATATGGAAGAGCTTGCTGCTGAGTGGCGCTCAAAGTTGATGGAGTCTGTAGCGGAAACAGATGAAACTCTTATTGAGACATTCCTGGATCAAGGGGAACTGACTCAAGATCAGCTTGAGAAAGGAATTCGGGAAGGAGTTTTAAAGCATGGTCTTGTCCCAATGCTTTGTGGGTCAGCTTTCAAAAATAAAGGAGTGCAATTGCTTCTTGATGCAGTTGTGGATTATCTACCAGCCCCTGTAGATGTCCCTCCTATACAGGGGTTGCTTCCTAATGGGGATGAGGCATTACGTGCTTCTGATGACAATGCTTCATTTAGCGCTTTAGCGTTCAAAGTTATGTCAGACCCTTATGGCAAGCTGACTTTTGTGCGGATGTATTCAGGAGTTCTTTCTAAAGGGAGCTACGTGCTTAATTCAACTAAAGATGAGAAAGAGAGAATTTCCCGTTTGATAATCCTTAAAGCTGACGACCGTGAAGAAGTTGATGAACTTCGAGCAGGTGATCTTGGTGCAGTCCTTGGTCTGAAAAATACCACCACTGGCGATACCTTATGCGATACAGATGATTCAATTGTTCTTGAAACGCTTTTTATCCCAGAACCTGTTATTTCAGTCGCTGTAGAGCCAAAGACTAAGGGTGATATGGAGAAACTTTCTAAAGCACTTACGGCTTTAGCAGAGGAAGATCCCACATTCCGTGTGGCTACTGATCCTGAAACCAATCAAACGGTTATTGCAGGAATGGGAGAACTTCATCTTGAAATACTGGTAGATCGTATGTTGCGAGAGTTCAAGGTAGAAGCAAATATTGGTGCTCCTCAGGTTTCTTATCGGGAAACTATTCGTGCTAGTGCATCTGGAGAAGGTAAATTTGCAAGGCAAACTGGTGGTAAAGGTCAATATGGACATGTTGTTGTAGAAGTTGAGCCAGGCGAGCCAGGTTCAGGATTCGAGTTCGTTAACAAAATTGTGGGCGGAGTTGTTCCTAAGGAATACATCAAACCAGCCGCTTCTGGGATGAAGGAAACCTCAGAGTCTGGAGTTATTGCTGGTTATCCATTGATTGATGTGAAGGTAACCCTTGTTGATGGTTCCTATCACGATGTTGACTCATCTGAGATGGCTTTTAAAATTGCCGGATCAATGGCCTTCAAAGATGGCGTCAAAAAGTGTAAACCTGTACTGCTGGAGCCAATGATGAAGGTTGAAGTTGAGGTGCCTGAGGATTTTCTTGGCTCTGTCATTGGCGACCTTTCCTCCCGACGTGGTCAGGTCGAAGGACAGTCCATTGACGATGGACTGTCTAAAGTGAATGCAAAAGTGCCTCTGGCTGAAATGTTTGGCTACGCCACTACACTCCGATCAATGACCCAGGGTCGGGGTATCTTTTCAATGGAGTTCAGCAATTACGAGGAAGTTCCCCGTAATGTGGCTGAAGCCATCATCTCCAAGAATCAGGGCAATTCCTGA